Proteins encoded in a region of the Candidatus Cloacimonadota bacterium genome:
- a CDS encoding UvrD-helicase domain-containing protein, with the protein MKFIADFHIHSHFSIATSKDLIPEELDSWAQKKGIAVVGTGDFSHPGWLKELEQKLEPAEQGLFTLRKDFQKVIYENPTRFILTAEISNIYKKHGKVRKVHNVLFAPNFVTVEKIQNKLSQIGNITSDGRPILGLDSRDLLEIVLETSDDAFLIPAHIWTPWFSALGSKSGFDTIDECYDDLADHIFAVETGLSSDPPMNWICSFLDKYTLISNSDAHSPSKLGREANLFETELSYDSIHHAMKSGDNEQFLGTVEFFPQEGKYHFDGHRKCGVCWDPVETLKHNGICPQCGRKVTVGVLNRVAQLADRSDPEKRYHRHDFHSLITLDELLAEILEVGKTSKKVAQAYDTLIQKFGSEFDILLHAPLEEIEHKTNEILAEAIRRMRNGQVHIQEGYDGEYGIIQAFTKEELKDLQNQEALFSDLAEEVKPPSKKPLINFDIAAFQKLHERVEEPALFIEKKKPDIPSPSDFLSQLNDEQKRAVQYYPGPLLILAGPGTGKTRTLTARIAYCIKERGIKPQNILAVTFTNKAAEEMKERLDLLLDTTSKEELHVSTFHSFGYSILREHAGYFKRNSHFGILDEHDKQRFLLEKTECNKKDVKKLSEEISKIKLTATPPSKIRKQVTKSCFEKYEKALRQFNLFDIEDMIYKPVILLQNEESLRDFYQRKLQFILIDEFQDIDAAQYQLIRLIKPDRNANLTAIGDPNQAIYGFRGADVGYIDKFKKDYSQTVTISLLTSYRCSDTILRASNQVIQNQDMLSGLHEGVKVNISSHGTDKSEAEFIAREIEQLIGGVRFFSMDSSITDGSEGSQVKSLADVAILCRLKAQISALEKALNDHSIPYQKVTEISLFFEEPVKSILDVLRLALNPSNLFLIDELLKRNVLTMPDLNELKTCLIEHNVQQALDMIIKKFFKEKVRLEESVRKMMNYVENFDDDFDTFLKFTILGAGVDTSDFTLERVNILTLHAAKGLEFDCVFIAGCEDSILPYSLFEDKKCDLDEERRLFYVGMTRARELLYLTCAQSRFLFGKSYTLPRSPFISAIEQKLLDEKRVTYKKKKKSEPSKSQQELF; encoded by the coding sequence ATGAAATTCATAGCCGATTTTCACATTCATTCTCATTTTTCCATTGCAACAAGCAAAGACCTGATACCGGAAGAACTAGATAGTTGGGCACAGAAGAAAGGCATCGCTGTCGTTGGTACCGGTGATTTTTCCCATCCGGGTTGGCTTAAAGAACTCGAACAAAAACTTGAACCTGCAGAACAAGGACTTTTTACACTCAGAAAAGATTTTCAAAAAGTAATCTATGAAAACCCAACTCGTTTTATTCTTACAGCTGAGATAAGTAATATCTATAAAAAACATGGGAAAGTAAGAAAAGTACATAATGTCCTCTTTGCCCCAAATTTTGTTACAGTTGAGAAAATTCAGAATAAGCTATCTCAGATTGGAAACATAACGTCGGATGGTAGACCTATTCTCGGTTTAGATTCCCGTGATCTTCTTGAAATCGTACTCGAAACATCGGATGATGCTTTTCTCATTCCTGCACATATCTGGACACCCTGGTTCTCTGCTCTCGGTTCAAAATCCGGTTTCGATACTATCGACGAATGTTATGACGACCTTGCCGATCATATATTTGCGGTTGAAACTGGTTTGTCCTCCGATCCTCCTATGAATTGGATTTGCTCTTTCCTCGATAAATATACACTCATATCAAATTCCGATGCTCATTCACCCTCAAAACTCGGCAGGGAAGCAAATCTTTTTGAAACGGAACTCAGCTATGATTCTATTCATCATGCCATGAAATCCGGTGATAATGAACAATTTTTAGGAACAGTCGAATTCTTTCCCCAGGAAGGCAAATATCACTTTGATGGTCACAGGAAATGCGGCGTGTGCTGGGATCCTGTTGAAACACTGAAGCATAATGGGATTTGCCCGCAATGTGGAAGGAAAGTGACCGTTGGCGTGCTCAATCGTGTTGCCCAGCTTGCAGACAGGTCCGATCCTGAAAAACGATATCACAGGCATGATTTCCATTCATTGATAACTCTCGATGAATTGCTTGCTGAGATTCTCGAAGTGGGTAAAACCTCAAAAAAAGTTGCGCAGGCATATGATACTCTGATTCAAAAATTCGGTTCTGAATTCGATATACTTTTGCATGCTCCTTTAGAAGAAATCGAACATAAAACCAATGAAATTCTCGCAGAAGCAATACGAAGAATGCGAAACGGACAGGTGCATATTCAGGAAGGATATGACGGTGAATATGGCATTATTCAGGCATTTACAAAAGAGGAGTTAAAAGACCTGCAAAACCAGGAAGCACTCTTTTCTGACCTCGCAGAAGAAGTAAAACCACCCTCAAAAAAACCACTCATCAATTTTGACATTGCAGCGTTTCAAAAACTTCATGAACGAGTCGAAGAACCTGCTCTTTTCATCGAGAAAAAGAAACCTGACATACCTTCGCCATCTGATTTTCTCAGCCAGTTGAACGACGAACAGAAACGAGCAGTTCAATATTACCCGGGACCGCTGTTGATCCTTGCAGGACCAGGAACTGGTAAAACGAGAACACTCACTGCGCGCATTGCCTATTGTATCAAAGAACGGGGCATCAAACCGCAAAATATTCTCGCTGTAACCTTTACCAATAAGGCAGCAGAAGAGATGAAAGAACGTCTCGATCTGCTCCTCGATACCACATCAAAAGAGGAATTACACGTTTCGACTTTCCACTCCTTTGGTTATTCAATTCTCAGAGAACATGCCGGATATTTTAAGAGAAATTCTCATTTTGGTATCCTCGATGAACATGACAAACAACGTTTTCTCTTAGAAAAAACCGAATGCAATAAGAAAGATGTTAAGAAACTCTCAGAAGAAATTTCAAAAATAAAACTGACAGCAACACCTCCATCCAAAATTAGAAAACAAGTCACAAAAAGCTGTTTTGAAAAATATGAAAAAGCGCTGCGTCAATTTAACTTGTTTGATATCGAAGATATGATCTATAAACCGGTCATACTTCTGCAAAATGAAGAATCCCTTAGGGATTTTTACCAGAGGAAATTGCAATTCATTCTCATCGATGAATTCCAGGACATCGATGCTGCACAATATCAACTCATACGGCTTATAAAACCGGACAGGAATGCAAATCTCACAGCGATCGGCGATCCAAACCAGGCAATATATGGATTTCGTGGTGCGGATGTTGGATACATTGATAAATTCAAAAAAGATTACAGCCAGACAGTGACCATTTCCCTACTCACAAGCTATCGCTGTTCTGATACTATTTTACGAGCATCGAACCAGGTTATACAGAATCAGGACATGCTTTCGGGATTGCATGAAGGTGTGAAGGTGAACATCTCCTCCCATGGAACAGATAAAAGCGAAGCCGAGTTCATTGCTCGTGAGATCGAACAATTAATTGGCGGCGTTCGATTTTTCTCGATGGACAGTTCCATTACCGATGGGAGCGAAGGTTCGCAAGTAAAAAGTCTTGCTGATGTTGCAATTCTCTGCAGACTGAAAGCACAGATATCTGCATTGGAAAAAGCGCTGAACGACCACTCCATTCCCTATCAGAAAGTAACGGAGATTTCCTTATTTTTTGAGGAACCGGTCAAATCCATCCTCGATGTGCTTCGGCTTGCACTCAATCCCAGCAATCTGTTCCTTATCGATGAACTTCTTAAACGGAATGTACTCACCATGCCCGATCTGAATGAACTCAAAACATGCCTAATCGAACATAATGTGCAGCAGGCACTCGATATGATCATCAAGAAATTCTTTAAAGAGAAGGTGCGGCTGGAAGAATCGGTACGGAAAATGATGAACTATGTAGAAAATTTCGATGATGATTTCGATACCTTTCTTAAATTCACGATCCTCGGCGCAGGCGTGGATACAAGCGATTTCACACTCGAACGGGTGAACATTCTCACGCTTCATGCTGCAAAAGGATTGGAATTCGATTGTGTTTTTATTGCAGGATGCGAAGATAGCATACTTCCCTATTCATTATTTGAAGATAAGAAATGCGATCTCGATGAAGAAAGAAGGCTCTTTTATGTGGGCATGACCCGCGCACGGGAATTGCTGTACCTGACATGTGCACAAAGTCGATTTCTCTTTGGAAAATCGTACACACTTCCCCGATCCCCTTTCATATCAGCGATCGAGCAGAAACTCCTTGATGAGAAAAGAGTAACGTATAAGAAAAAGAAGAAATCAGAACCTTCGAAATCTCAACAAGAGCTTTTTTGA
- a CDS encoding LptF/LptG family permease: MKIIDKYLFKSFSRLYLIILSSFAAIFLVIEFFEKWSRFLSEEPAFWDVVSYFALRIPYIVVLSSPVAILLAGLFLMQYMGKHNETVAIRSAGISIKRMSVPLFAFGFIVTILLFVFGDTVMPWAEDTRIYIEKVKIKKQQKTDIRVRSNIQYKDDKNRLYYIGFLDGYKNKIKDIDISVFNDENEIVKKIHAEHGLWSVDSTQSNAMILTFYRGYIREFDDNRLVSYIPFEDQYFEDITIQPMDLVKSTKKPDEMTVFELSDYVERLKRIGEKHQKELVELNLKLAYPFVNVIMILFCIPLASLSKRGKSRGIGFVVAIAICFIYISVVRFGQSLGYNELLSPVMAAWFANIIFGTIGLIGLFKTST, from the coding sequence ATGAAAATTATTGATAAATATCTCTTTAAAAGTTTTTCGCGTTTATACCTGATCATTCTCAGTTCTTTTGCGGCGATCTTTCTTGTGATCGAATTTTTCGAGAAGTGGAGCAGATTCCTGAGTGAAGAACCTGCTTTCTGGGATGTGGTATCCTATTTTGCTTTACGAATTCCCTATATTGTTGTACTTTCATCACCGGTAGCGATCCTGCTAGCCGGGCTTTTTCTAATGCAATATATGGGAAAACACAATGAAACTGTAGCGATCCGCAGTGCCGGCATCAGCATAAAAAGGATGTCTGTTCCTCTCTTTGCATTCGGATTTATTGTAACCATTCTATTATTTGTCTTTGGCGATACGGTCATGCCGTGGGCTGAAGATACGAGGATCTATATCGAAAAGGTAAAGATCAAAAAACAACAAAAGACCGATATTCGCGTCCGATCTAATATTCAGTATAAAGATGATAAAAACCGGTTGTATTATATCGGATTCCTCGATGGTTATAAGAATAAGATCAAAGACATCGATATATCTGTTTTCAATGATGAGAACGAGATCGTGAAAAAGATACATGCTGAACATGGTTTGTGGAGTGTCGATTCCACACAATCAAACGCAATGATCCTTACCTTTTATCGAGGGTATATTCGTGAGTTTGATGACAACCGGTTAGTATCCTATATTCCTTTCGAAGATCAGTATTTTGAAGATATCACCATTCAGCCGATGGACCTGGTAAAAAGCACGAAAAAACCAGATGAGATGACTGTTTTTGAACTGAGTGACTATGTCGAGCGCCTGAAACGGATTGGGGAAAAACATCAGAAAGAACTTGTTGAATTGAACCTGAAGCTTGCCTACCCATTTGTTAATGTAATTATGATATTATTCTGTATTCCCTTAGCATCGCTATCAAAGAGAGGAAAGTCACGGGGAATCGGTTTTGTGGTGGCAATTGCGATCTGTTTTATTTACATTTCGGTTGTACGATTCGGACAAAGCCTCGGTTACAATGAATTGCTCTCACCAGTAATGGCTGCGTGGTTTGCAAATATCATTTTCGGTACAATTGGTTTGATCGGACTTTTTAAAACATCGACGTAA